A window of Fodinibius salinus contains these coding sequences:
- a CDS encoding type IV pilus twitching motility protein PilT, whose product MEVGVKKNRVKEIVTPLAKQLPSSSKGVERHRNIGELIEGQSESVRNELQEVVDDLLYKMDDNEASDIDIGGPGCDEKVWYRIHGEKSPDENAPEFTLTETNFLLHNLILPSQRERLLEEGNLDFSYSISDATNDISAAKRFRADMYFDMEHLALNMRKIDNEIRPFKDLNLHPEVAKALSLKYLKYGLTLVTGITGSGKSSTLDTVIDANNRTVNAHVVIIASPVELVHKPKKSVIRHREVGRDVKSFKDGAIQALRQDPDIIVVGELRDPETIMTALEVTDSGHKTFGTLHTSSAMESIERILGEVPVKEQNRVRARLADVLTCVISQKLVPSLDGRRILAKEVLIVTSSVKAAIRNNNIGEIYQMLMEGSKKGMNTMEQDLKRLYTEGKISKEVAINNANNKKRVKQLIAETEY is encoded by the coding sequence ATGGAAGTAGGGGTAAAAAAGAATAGAGTTAAAGAAATTGTTACGCCGCTGGCGAAACAATTACCGAGCAGCTCCAAAGGAGTTGAACGGCACCGGAATATTGGTGAACTCATAGAAGGCCAGTCAGAGTCAGTCCGTAATGAGCTTCAAGAAGTGGTTGATGACCTGTTGTATAAAATGGATGACAATGAGGCTTCAGACATAGATATAGGAGGGCCGGGCTGCGACGAGAAAGTATGGTACCGTATTCACGGTGAAAAATCGCCCGACGAAAATGCTCCGGAATTTACGCTTACTGAAACAAATTTCTTGTTGCATAATCTTATTTTGCCTTCTCAACGTGAACGGTTACTGGAAGAGGGCAATCTAGACTTCTCTTATTCTATTAGTGATGCTACAAATGATATATCGGCAGCTAAGCGATTTCGTGCCGATATGTATTTTGATATGGAGCATCTGGCTTTAAATATGCGAAAGATCGATAATGAGATTCGCCCTTTTAAAGATTTAAATTTACATCCGGAAGTTGCTAAAGCGCTAAGCCTGAAATATTTAAAGTATGGCCTTACACTTGTAACGGGTATTACCGGTTCAGGAAAATCATCAACCCTGGATACTGTTATTGATGCCAATAACAGGACAGTGAATGCCCATGTAGTTATTATTGCTTCTCCGGTTGAGCTTGTACATAAACCCAAGAAATCAGTCATTCGACATCGTGAAGTGGGTCGGGATGTGAAATCATTTAAAGATGGGGCTATACAGGCACTACGCCAAGATCCCGATATCATTGTTGTTGGTGAGCTTCGCGATCCTGAAACAATCATGACAGCACTTGAAGTGACTGACTCGGGGCACAAGACTTTTGGAACGCTGCACACCAGCTCTGCGATGGAAAGCATAGAACGTATATTGGGTGAGGTGCCAGTAAAAGAACAAAATCGTGTACGTGCGCGTCTCGCAGATGTTTTAACTTGTGTAATCAGTCAAAAATTGGTCCCCAGTCTTGACGGAAGACGTATCTTAGCAAAAGAGGTGCTGATAGTCACCAGTTCTGTAAAGGCTGCTATCCGTAATAATAACATTGGTGAAATTTACCAGATGTTGATGGAGGGCAGTAAAAAGGGTATGAATACAATGGAACAGGATCTTAAGCGCCTTTATACAGAAGGGAAAATTTCGAAGGAAGTGGCTATTAATAATGCCAATAATAAAAAGCGTGTTAAGCAACTGATAGCTGAAACAGAATATTAA
- a CDS encoding Crp/Fnr family transcriptional regulator encodes MSNEDQKEAAPEYIRQFLKEPPMLLRNFHYEDIMEFLKLGKLEKFVQDDIVVNESEYVNSAFLIADGEVTIWKDNIQLAKLEEGDFLGESFLFSKNNRMAKVVAEGDTKLLKFERYDALNFFRKKPEKLFNIFTRNIIEIQQNKINNMNIQLLQLKKRLLDDTNW; translated from the coding sequence ATGTCTAACGAAGATCAAAAAGAAGCAGCGCCGGAATATATTCGGCAATTTTTAAAAGAGCCGCCTATGTTGCTTCGAAATTTCCATTATGAAGATATTATGGAGTTTTTGAAACTGGGTAAACTTGAGAAGTTTGTCCAGGATGATATTGTCGTAAATGAGTCGGAATATGTAAATTCTGCTTTTCTAATCGCAGATGGAGAAGTAACAATCTGGAAAGACAATATACAGTTGGCCAAGCTCGAAGAGGGAGATTTTTTAGGAGAGTCCTTTCTTTTTAGCAAAAATAACAGAATGGCTAAAGTTGTTGCAGAAGGAGATACTAAACTGTTGAAGTTTGAGCGTTATGATGCTCTAAATTTTTTCCGAAAGAAACCGGAAAAACTGTTTAATATATTTACACGGAATATTATTGAGATTCAACAGAATAAGATCAATAACATGAATATCCAGCTTTTGCAGCTTAAAAAGCGCCTGTTAGATGATACAAACTGGTGA
- a CDS encoding GspE/PulE family protein translates to MSQVNTRRHIGDLLVSREVITQDQLQEALAILRQEPDSSNRRLGQILYQDLGIDRNRVMKEIASIYAFEEVLEGQETIEDEILAQIKSNIDDLPSEVVDELVHQKAVPLQKNRTSLTIAAADPSDPTLSKIVGKLNFTQHEIVYCRYELVEQILTQVYEQKNEFLDLLEEIEHEEPDLQEEDEAEEIDEEEIDAEINQSMLNSLVEGFLVEGVRKGVSDIHIVPCGSASTDIRFRIDGKLELWHQQNNVKPEAISAVVKDKTRDVDRFERDASQDGFIQRAVDGHNIRYRVSIMPMVGEQFDRKFESIVIRILDDREVITDLNVLGLQEKAKDDFVKAIEKPSGIVIVTGPTGSGKSTTLVAALYYVIDPSVNVLTVEEPVEYMIEGARQLKISDHMTFDNAMRGILRHDPDIVLVGEIRDLKTAEIAIKLANTGHLTFSTLHTNDAPSAISRLYKMGVETFLIANAVNLIMAQRLVRTLCEECKEEFEPHPQAAKSIGFEEEEIENNTFYRAVGCDECSNGYSGRTAIMEALYFDKEIRKMILESGDEIDEVAIKQHAIDQGMLSLRASGRERIKNGLTTIEEIAAITIED, encoded by the coding sequence ATGTCACAAGTAAATACACGTAGACATATTGGTGATCTTTTGGTAAGCCGAGAGGTTATTACACAAGATCAACTCCAGGAAGCACTTGCTATCCTGCGTCAAGAACCTGACTCTTCTAACAGGCGGTTGGGGCAAATTCTTTATCAGGATCTCGGTATAGATCGTAATCGGGTCATGAAAGAGATTGCATCGATTTATGCTTTTGAAGAGGTGTTGGAAGGCCAAGAAACAATTGAAGATGAAATTCTGGCCCAGATAAAATCTAATATTGATGATCTCCCTTCAGAAGTTGTAGATGAACTGGTACATCAAAAAGCAGTTCCTCTGCAGAAAAACCGGACTTCTTTAACTATTGCAGCGGCTGATCCCTCTGATCCTACGCTCTCCAAGATTGTAGGTAAACTAAATTTTACCCAGCACGAGATTGTCTATTGCCGCTATGAGCTAGTAGAGCAGATTCTTACACAGGTTTATGAACAAAAGAATGAGTTCTTAGATCTGCTCGAAGAGATTGAGCACGAAGAGCCGGATCTTCAGGAAGAAGATGAAGCTGAAGAAATTGATGAAGAGGAGATAGATGCCGAGATCAACCAGAGTATGCTCAATTCTCTCGTTGAGGGTTTCTTGGTTGAGGGAGTCCGCAAGGGAGTTAGTGATATTCATATTGTACCCTGTGGTAGTGCTTCTACGGATATCCGTTTTCGTATTGACGGGAAATTGGAACTTTGGCACCAGCAAAATAATGTAAAGCCGGAGGCGATATCGGCCGTTGTGAAAGATAAAACCCGTGATGTGGATCGTTTTGAGCGTGACGCATCCCAGGATGGATTTATCCAGCGTGCAGTTGATGGCCATAATATTCGGTATCGAGTATCTATTATGCCGATGGTGGGAGAACAGTTTGATCGCAAGTTTGAGTCTATTGTAATCCGTATCCTTGATGACCGGGAAGTGATTACCGATCTCAATGTTCTGGGGCTCCAGGAAAAAGCAAAAGATGACTTTGTGAAGGCGATTGAAAAACCTTCGGGCATTGTTATTGTCACTGGTCCTACCGGCAGTGGTAAGTCAACGACGCTTGTTGCCGCCTTGTACTATGTAATTGATCCTTCGGTAAACGTACTAACCGTCGAGGAACCGGTGGAGTATATGATTGAAGGGGCCAGGCAGTTAAAAATTAGTGATCACATGACATTTGATAATGCTATGCGCGGTATTTTGCGTCATGACCCCGATATTGTATTGGTTGGTGAGATTCGGGATCTTAAAACAGCAGAAATTGCCATCAAACTGGCAAATACCGGTCACTTGACTTTCTCGACGCTGCACACCAACGATGCACCCAGTGCTATTTCACGACTATATAAGATGGGTGTTGAAACGTTTTTAATTGCTAATGCCGTGAATTTGATTATGGCTCAGCGGCTAGTGCGTACGCTGTGTGAAGAATGTAAAGAAGAATTCGAGCCTCATCCTCAAGCGGCAAAAAGTATTGGTTTTGAAGAAGAAGAAATTGAAAATAATACCTTTTATCGGGCTGTTGGTTGTGATGAATGTTCCAATGGTTATAGCGGGCGTACAGCTATTATGGAAGCCCTATATTTTGATAAGGAAATTCGTAAGATGATTCTTGAATCCGGTGATGAAATTGATGAGGTTGCTATTAAACAGCATGCTATAGACCAAGGGATGTTGAGCCTTAGAGCATCGGGGAGAGAACGTATTAAGAACGGATTGACGACCATAGAAGAAATTGCAGCAATTACAATAGAAGATTGA